The Besnoitia besnoiti strain Bb-Ger1 chromosome IV, whole genome shotgun sequence genome contains a region encoding:
- a CDS encoding ribosomal protein RPL29 (encoded by transcript BESB_054520), which yields MAKSKNHTNHNQNKKAHRNGIRKPQRKRKMSTKGMCPKFLRNQRACKRGMMKSE from the exons ATGGCGAAATCAAAGAACCACACCAACCACAACCAG AACAAGAAGGCTCACCGCAACGGTATCAGAAAGCCccagaggaagagaaagatGTCCACCAAGGGG ATGTGCCCGAAGTTCCTGCGCAACCAGCGCGCGTGCAAGAGGGGCATGATGAAGTCCGAATAA
- a CDS encoding hypothetical protein (encoded by transcript BESB_054570) yields the protein MGNHILIAAISASLVTHVSGQVTSAHSDGLISGPFPGVEGEAPVTVTASSVIDEIEKKIPEINFDLFTTGAQLQANSIVFDRKEAGPVKLSVDNDDLFLSGSHASLMSADAATDTLNFGSHTIINDGLAVDGPITSNDLTEWWLWSLNTFDTYALEGFWTPQEFSTCGTNGDHFLGGHCKFAAMKATGTYLNLPRHSNVKIRARVHFFDQWTGQSVYMKLRNTIVWTGTKANPRDCRRFTAPLSSQDCANRGVDVCGHSYPDTLSKSLEVAVPHSAPFLAITFGSTFADGADPCTASWGVDDIAIYLQ from the exons ATGGGAAACCACATACTCATTGCGGCGATTTCTGCGTCCCTGGTCACTCACGTCAGTGGCCAGGTGACGTCAGCGCATTCCGATGGATTGATTTCCGGCCCGTTTCCAGGGGTCGAAGGGGAGGCGCCTGTTACAGTAACTGCCAGCAGTGTCATTGATGAAATAGAAAAAAAGATCCCCGAGATAAACTTCGATTTGTTCACAACGGGCGCTCAACTACAGGCAAATTCGATAGTGTTCGATCGGAAGGAAGCGG GACCGGTGAAACTATCTGTCGACAACGACGATCTGTTCCTCTCTGGTTCCCACGCCAGTCTTATGAGTGCTGATGCAGCCACGGATACTCTGAATTTCGGAAGCCACACCATTATCAATGACGGCCTGGCTGTAGACGGCCCAATCACTTCGAACGACCTAACGGAATG GTGGCTGTGGAGTCTCAATACTTTCGACACCTACGCTCTAGAGGGCTTCTGGACACCTCAG GAGTTCAGCACTTGCGGAACGAATGGCGATCATTTCCTCGGGGGGCACTG CAAGTTCGCGGCCATGAAAGCAACTGGGACGTATCTGAACCTGCCCCGACACTCCAACGTGAAAATCCGTGCTCGTGTCCACTTCTTCGACCAGTGGACCG GGCAAAGCGTGTACATGAAGCTTAGAAACACCATTGTGTGGACAG GTACTAAGGCTAATCCCCGTGATTGCCGACGATTTACCGCCCCACTTTCTTCTCAGGACTGCGCCAACCGAGGTGTCGACGTCTGTGGCCATTCTTATCCAGACACTCTTTCT AAGTCTCTAGAAGTAGCTGTGCCACATTCTGCTCCATTTCTGGCAATCACCTTCGGAAG CACGTTTGCAGATGGCGCAGACCCGTGCACCGCGTCATGGGGAGTTGATGACATTGCCATCTACCTTCAGTAA
- a CDS encoding U2 snRNP auxilliary factor, large subunit, splicing factor subfamily protein (encoded by transcript BESB_054550) produces MVCSIWRTLFYVRTACGSPVSICSRIQQHTPPAPLGVAGRSRSAERSKVRSSKWDIRVAPSPASPTLSSTSSAFAMPTLKDTPRTVYTGPLVLGAAQEQAAAASAAAAAISNTLNSRLMPPPPSAPPPPSTLAAASQPPASGPAPASAAPSAVPLRLNDFDTDRRQRRLYVGNLPPGSTQPDVVGFFNGALLAVNAQTNFVQDDQNGATSGEKMLPVERCEVFNESSRFCFVELRTVAYTILAIRLDGINYNGFSLRVGRPHDYVPPAGGDPADHAYIPLLDDAKKMKREKKETPARPDSGPDNKIYIQNLPPEMGEEQVRDLLEQFGTLRVLNLIKNVQTGQHKGYGFFEYEDPEVTDQAILALNGFVCGANILSVQRANFSATVVTRDVHRMMPVTNLPNSMTQKLLSDPLVAVQVQAARKIGERPSKVVQLLNCVYQEDLIDPKEYEAIYEDIKQEAEKYGALEEVLVPRPNEDLSYRQGVGKVFLRYNDVTAARKAQLMLNGRKFDANRVVCAAFFPEDKFAEGRYTLT; encoded by the exons ATGGTCTGTAGTATATGGCGTACGCTGTTCTATGTGCGCACGGCTTGCGGTTCCCCCGTCAGCATCTGCAGCAGAATTCAGCAGCATacaccgccggcgccgctcggcgtcgcagggcG GTCTCGGAGCGCGGAGCGGAGTAAAGTGCGAAGCAGCAAATGGGACATACGCGTGGCGCCTAGCCCAGCGTCTCCCACGCTGTCCAGCACGAGCTCTGCATTTGCGATGCCCACTTTGAAAGACACTCCGCGCACCGTGTATACGGGGCCCCTGGTCCTCGGGGCTGCCCAAGAgcaagccgctgcagcgtccgccgcggcggccgccatcAGCAACACGCTCAACAGTCGCCTCAtgcccccgccgccttcggctccccctccgccttcgacccttgcggctgcctcccagccccccgccagcggccctgcgccggcctccgcagcgccgagtGCGGTTCCTCTCAGGCTGAACGACTTCGACACGGATCGCAGACAGCGACGTCTCTACGTGGGCAACCTGCCTCCGG GGTCAACTCAGCCGGATGTCGTGGGCTTCTTCAacggcgcgctgctggccGTGAATGCGCAGACAAATTTCGTGCAAGATGACCAGAAcggcgcgacgagcggcgAGAAGATGCTTCCAGTCGAACGCTGCGAAGTCTTCAATGAGTCGTCCCGGTTCTGCTTCGTTGAACTGAGAACTGTCGCGTACACCATCTTGGCCATCAGACTCGACG GCATCAACTACAATGGCTTTTCTTTGCGTGTCGGGCGACCGCACGACTACGTGCCGCCAGCTGGAGGCGACCCAGCGGACCACGCGTACATCCCCCTactcgacgacgcgaagaa AATgaaaagggagaagaaggagactcCGGCGCGACCTGACTCCGGCCCTGACAACAAAATCTACATTCAGAACCTGCCTCCTGAGATGGGAGAAGAACAA GTTCGCGATCTTCTGGAGCAATTCGGGACGCTTCGAGTTCTCAACCTTATTAAGAATGTCCAGACGGGGCAGCATAAAGGCTACGGCTTCTTTGAGTATGAAGACCCCGAGGTCACCGACCAGGCTATCCTC GCTCTCAAcggcttcgtctgcggcgcaaACATCCTCAGTGTGCAGCGCGCGAACTTCTCTGCGACGGTGGTGACCCGAGATGTTCACCGAATGATGCCGGTCACAAACCTCCCGAATTCGATGACACAGAAACTTTTGTCTGATCCTCTGGTCGCCGTCCAG GTTCAGGCCGCGCGAAAAATTGGGGAACGGCCTTCGAAGGTCGTCCAACTTTTGAACTGCGTGTACCAAGAGGATTTG ATCGATCCAAAGGAATACGAGGCCATTTACGAAGACATAAAGCAGGAAGCCGAAAAATATGGGGCGCTCGAGGAAGTACTGGTGCCCAGACCGAATGAAGACTTGTCTTACCGCCAAGGCGTCGGCAAG GTCTTCCTGAGATACAACGACGTgactgcggcgcggaaggctcAGCTCATGCTGAATGGACGCAAATTTGACGCGAATAGGGTTGTATGTGCAGCGTTCTTTCCGGAAGATAAATTTGCAGAGGGTCGCTATACGCTCACGTGA
- a CDS encoding ankyrin repeat-containing protein (encoded by transcript BESB_054560), with translation MWKSAQLSSIFISAVACAVVSRLVWRVDWMQYLRRLSAACSRAIAPHCSFESATAAVDVEHELSDPTCHSFEEATVWVSTHGKGLPVEDQLHLYGLYKQAHVGDCADAEPSMVELARHAKWEAWRRCLGMTMDQAREDYTNTVNQHRAAAASKISTIQTNVAAGSAPMGRPQSSLRHVEQRDDSELSQAGLFFRHAANGDITSLVEDLGKDPALVKARNEDDMTALHLAADRGHIEVVDLLLKNGADVNAQDNSGETPLHVAVVAENLAVVSLLLRGNADVLLQTHDGETVLDVANNTHNSELGQMIAASSAA, from the exons ATGTGGAAGTCTGCACAGCTGAGCAGCATTTTTATTTCCGCTGTCGCTTGCGCGGTGGTCAGTCGTCTCGTCTGGAGGGTAGACTGGATGCAGTATTTGAGACGCTTGAGCGCAGCTTGTTCTCGTGCCATAGCTCCCCATTGTTCTTTTGAAAGCGCTACGGCGGCGGTCGACGTAGAACACGAGCTATCAGACCCAACATGCCATAGTTTCGAAGAAGCGACGGTGTGGGTGTCTACCCACGGAAAAGGACTTCCTGTCGAAGACCAGCTACACCTCTACG GACTGTACAAACAAGCCCACGTGGGGGactgcgccgacgccgagccTTCCATGGTCGAACTGGCCCGGCATGCAAAATG GGAAGCATGGCGCCGTTGCCTAGGGATGACTATGGATCAAGCGAGGGAGGACTACACTAATACAGTCAACCAGCACCGTGCCGCAGCAGCATCGAAGATCAGCACGATACAAACGAATGTGGCTGCAGGAAGCGCTCCG ATGGGAAGGCCGCAAAGCTCTCTGAGGCATGTCGAGCAGCGAGATGACAGCGAACT GTCACAAGCAGGCCTTTTCTTTAGGCACGCGGCAAACGGCGACATTACTTCTCTCGTCGAAGACCTCGGCA AGGATCCGGCACTGGTCAAAGCAAGAAATGAAGATGATATGACAGCGCTTCATTTGGCAGCGGACAG AGGTCATATTGAGGTCGTTGATCTGCTCCTTAAGAACG gcgccgacgtAAACGCCCAAGACAACTCTGGGGAAACACCTCTGCACGTGGCGGTTGTTGCCGAAAATTTGGCAGTGGTTTCATTACTCCTGAGGGGGAATGCTGACGTGCTCCTCCAAACCCACGACGGTGAAACGGTTCTCGATGTAGCTAACAATACGCATAATTCAGAGCTCGGGCAGATGATCGCGGCCTCGAGTGCGGCGTAG
- a CDS encoding hypothetical protein (encoded by transcript BESB_054540) — protein MGRAPFSVKALCLAPFTATDFKAAVFGGLFGGLASFLVTHLLLELTFSPVFSTFFAVLLASIAVLVIQRALAIDPPVPPPALAYDDDEDVVESGTDKSLQNMYSTQVQTRRLLFGFAAMLLISATFAVFVDKAWFSNINWVIKIPMYCLLGNTLCFLLVFAGVDIVNFYYDVVWWEGRASACGPGAAFGGAFAGNSGMPGGASSPSLPVHNSSQVCVLVIGSLLLGSVFGFFYGLFDLEDIHSSVRLIQDRYVCVPIAVIIGTFTAVIAARLGRASNSEGSRIGGTARLAGSGLVSGAGSSAGSPSRTAGGQHSSANDDFLDDEEDEEDATFFGQQSRSLAA, from the coding sequence ATGGGGCGAGCACCATTTTCCGTTAAGGCCTTGTGCCTCGCACCGTTTACGGCGACGGACTTCAAGGCTGCTGTCTTTGGGGGTTTGTTTGGCGGTTTGGCTTCTTTCTTGGTCACTCACCTGCTTCTCGAGTTGACATTCAGTCCAGTTTTCTCGACGTTTTTTGCCGTTCTACTGGCCTCAATCGCCGTCCTTGTAATTCAGCGTGCGCTGGCGATTGACCCGCCCGTGCCCCCCCCAGCTCTTGCATATGATGATGACGAAGACGTGGTGGAGTCGGGCACAGACAAGTCGCTTCAGAACATGTACTCGACTCAGGTGCAAACGCGCAGACTTCTTTTCGGCTTCGCAGCGATGCTGCTCATCAGTGCAACGTTTGCAGTCTTCGTGGACAAAGCGTGGTTCTCCAACATCAACTGGGTCATCAAGATCCCCATGTACTGTTTGCTTGGAAATACTCTCTGCTTTCTGCTGGTCTTTGCCGGCGTTGATATAGTCAACTTCTACTACGATGTAGTCTGGTGGGAGGGCCGGGCGAGCGCATGCGGTCCCGGCGCGGCattcggcggcgccttcgcgggtAACTCGGGGATGCCCGGCGGAGCGTCATCCCCTTCACTGCCTGTGCACAATTCGTCGCAGGTGTGTGTGTTGGTAATCGGTTCCCTCCTTCTTGGGAGCGTTTTTGGCTTCTTTTATGGCCTCTTCGACCTGGAGGATATTCACTCGTCCGTGCGCCTGATTCAGGACAGATACGTCTGTGTCCCGATTGCCGTTATTATCGGAACGTTCACAGCAGTCATTGCCGCGAGACTGGGCAGAGCATCGAACTCTGAGGGCTCGCGGATCGGTGGCACTGCAAGGTTAGCTGGTTCAGGGCTGGTGAGTGGCGCAGGCTCCTCAGCGGGATCACCGAGCAGGACAGCTGGCGGTCAACACTCCTCCGCAAACGACGATTTCCTCGATGACGAAGAAGATGAGGAAGATGCCACGTTTTTCGGACAGCAGTCTCGCTCTCTGGCTGCCTAA
- a CDS encoding hypothetical protein (encoded by transcript BESB_054530) produces the protein MSANPDPIQEFNAAMSVSSVDIASRKIHVLSSLWRTLERYIKHSTGGSDTPSPLGEVKHGQGASSDHEEADSPRHYPPAVDPQNGVDDVPSPRFIEDTTFSGRSRADDGRFVGTAVSPIGAASSIEDVETEDDHPRGQPLMLKRRVTDSYPSHMGERQNLPVIVEGLTGRRMFQSSDHGWSAVNLSEGLPSSAALGSMTLTALISRNNLWWAGIICSGVAALLGALGDCVLRYSFVMEREGRKATGMSRNGRGRPFHLRPLWILGMFLSAVLNPFLTLVSYRFTAVSVVALFGGLHTVGSLVFAYFLFSERLGWRDVIGGLMIVGGITIVVIFGHNADDTQQFIVNGVAFVIFSSVAGAAIAITVIVSQKLICSAKLHPAAISVCTALLPGLFGAISNICGKGAVVLWTDAFQTPELWSLPYTWIFAAFAVLAALGQAVFLSISLSTYPASFVSPVYNGVLACLNSLGGIWVFSEYTNSLVLYLLGVMSTCTGIWIASYGQETKRTTFVPLVMDHEEPSMHDDESAQLAPDEMEY, from the exons ATGTCAGCAAACCCGGACCCAATCCAAGAGTTTAATGCAGCGATGTCAGTTTCCAGCGTGGACATTGCAAGCAGAAAGATTCACGTTCTGTCATCCCTCTGGAGGACTCTAGAGAGGTACATTAAACATTCCACGGGAGGCAGCGATACTCCTAGCCCCCTTGGCGAAGTGAAGCATGGGCAAGGGGCGTCATCGGATCATGAGGAAGCCGACTCTCCGCGCCATTATCCCCCTGCAGTGGATCCGCAGAACGGCGTAGACGACGTTCCCTCCCCTCGTTTTATTGAAGATACCACTTTTTCGGGCCGGAGCCGCGCCGATGATGGCAGGTTCGTGGGTACCGCCGTGAGTCCCATCGGGGCGGCATCTTCGATAGAGGATGTCGAGACCGAGGACGATCATCCCCGGGGGCAGCCTCTCATGCTAAAACGTCGAGTCACGGATAGCTATCCATCTCACATGGGAGAACGGCAAAACTTGCCTGTTATCGTCGAAGGCCTGACGGGGCGCCGCATGTTCCAATCTAGTGACCACGGCTGGTCAGCGGTGAATTTAAGCGAAGGTCTGCCTTCCAGCGCGGCGCTAGGCAGTATGACCCTGACTGCTCTAATTTCAAGGAACAACCTATGGTGGGCAGGTATCATTTGTTCTGGCGTAGCCGCGTTGCTGGGGGCGTTAGGAgactgcgtcctccgctACTCCTTCGTGATGGAGAGGGAAGGAAGGAAGGCCACAGGGATGTCAAGAAATGGCAGGGGTCGCCCTTTCCATCTGAGACCTCTCTGGATTCTAGGAATGTTTTTGAGCGCCGTTCTGAATCCTTTCCTCACGCTCGTTTCCTACCGGTTCACAGCAGTG TCCGTCGTGGCGCTGTTCGGTGGGCTTCACACTGTCGG GTCTCTTGTCTTTGCGTACTTCCTGTTTTCGGAGAGACTAGGATGGCGCGACGTCATTGGTGGACTGATGATTGTCGGCGGCATAACGATTGTGGTTATCTTCGGCCATAACGCCGACGACACCCAGCAATTTATAGTAAACGGAGTCGCATTTGTCATTTTCTCTAGCGTTGCCGGTGCCGCAATTGCTATCACGGTCATCGTTTCGCAGAA GCTTATCTGTTCGGCAAAGCTTCACCCCGCTGCAATATCCGTATGTACCGCTTTACTCCCCGGTCTGTTCGGCGCTATTTCGAATATCTGTGGCAAGG GAGCAGTTGTTCTATGGACGGACGCGTTCCAGACTCCAGAGTTATGGTCTCTTCCATACACGTGGATCTTTGCTGCTTTTGCGGTACTCGCCGCCTTGGGACAAGCTGTATTTTTATCAATTAGCTTGTCGACATAccctgcttctttcgtctcgCCGGTGTACAACGGCGTTCTTGCCTGCCTAAACAGTCTCGGCGGCATCTGGGTGTTCTCG GAGTACACCAACTCTTTGGTGTTGTACCTTCTGGGAGTAATGAGCACCTGCACGGGTATATGGATCGCCTCCTACGGCCAGGAAACGAAG CGCACGACCTTCGTGCCTCTTGTCATGGATCATGAGGAGCCATCGATGCACGACGACGAAAGCGCTCAACTGGCCCCGGACGAGATGGAATATTGA